A region from the Vanacampus margaritifer isolate UIUO_Vmar chromosome 5, RoL_Vmar_1.0, whole genome shotgun sequence genome encodes:
- the ppp1r37 gene encoding protein phosphatase 1 regulatory subunit 37, with product MNIDEQRLDLCNVKTKASMDDGHHNTTFGTDGVHISELIADADVDRQTVVTADIMPQLTDNLQVVEGDNRQMKDTLEIDEVNGNRQSSGHSRSLNLTDSFPNDGDHKDNGAVDKMKDAKDAEPVKFNDPAEDYDVGEMDMGVDLSLDESGVLEAETPTVTLLSDGISEPSSQVVPAGSEAESQSDAPQTDEPSGTDHAVLYPTVEEGDDKHKLSGKRVTFPLDDDIVSGAVEPKDPWRHAQNVTVDDILSSYKQACQKLNCKPIPKVLKQIQELKDLTQRNECLDLKGEKLDYKACESLEEVLKRVQFKVIDLEQTNLDEDGASALFDMIEYYESATHLNISFNKHIGTRGWQAAAHMMRKTSSLQYLDARNTPLLDHSAPFVARALRISGSLAVLHLENAGLSGRPLMLLATALKMNMNLRELYLADNKLNGLQDSAQLGNLLKFNYNIQILDLRNNHILDSGLAYVCEGLKEQRKGLVTLVLWNNQLTHNGMGYLAAALPCTQSLETLNLGHNSVGNEGVHKLKDGLIANRSVLRLGLASTKLSCEGAVAVAEFIAESPRLLRLDLRENEIKTGGLMALSLALKVNTSLLRLDLDREPKKETVKSFIETQRALLAEIQNGCKRNFILAKEKEETEQMMRQSASMAEIATEDEPREEEGEESNVERRDDQTGSEEKPSSQSEASAPVNVSPMNLDSDSDTEDEEEVITKASPEPNALQSPTQVVPPTLSPSRTPPSPSTNIIPGITVTNSPVPPGTPPSPGRCISVSSPGRGHKIFMVTRVESPPEPQAGEVASKEASETSSKQTQPTLEDVHGRTPNRPQEPNHQHDVILTPALTSQGQASPSSPSPAQPEDLPPESSSEELKEAPLVEENQAAAAAEATSGDAKEEIQSPSTPDQLTQECQMDTKDVDDSSSPNPDGERQQTEADEQEAAQPVPADQTSVTAVQPETEDESSADEGEPEVAGSPLPNGLKPEFSLHLLDTDSPKPGSCVMEHVSVSCTQDLEELLLEASLDTGRDAP from the exons ATGAATATCGATGAGCAGCGTCTCGATCTGTGCAATGTCAAGACCAAAGCTAGCATGGACGATGGTCATCATAACACTACCTTTGGCACTGACGGGGTCCACATCTCTGAGCTAATAGCAGACGCCGACGTCGATAGGCAAACTGTGGTAACTGCCGATATCATGCCTCAGCTCACTGACAACCTTCAGGTGGTCGAGGGGGACAACCGCCAGATGAAGGACACACTGGAAATCGATGAGGTTAATGGGAATAGACAAAGCAGTGGCCACAGTAGGTCGCTGAACCTTACTGACTCCTTTCCTAACGATGGGGACCACAAGGACAATGGTGCTGTGGATAAAATGAAGGACGCTAAGGACGCAGAACCTGTAAAGTTTAATGACCCGGCAGAGGATTATGATGTCGGGGAGATGGACATGGGTGTGGATCTGAGCCTGGACGAGAGCGGTGTGCTGGAGGCCGAGACACCAACTGTTACGTTGCTGTCAGATGGTATTTCAGAACCCTCGAGTCAAGTTGTCCCGGCTGGCAGCGAGGCAGAAAGCCAGTCGGACGCACCCCAAACAGACGAGCCGTCTGGCACGGACCACGCTGTGCTGTATCCCACAGTGGAGGAAGGGGATGATAAACACAAACTGAGTGGCAAGAGGGTGACGTTTCCTTTAGATGACGACATTGTTTCTGGAGCAGTGGAACCAAAGGATCCCTGGAGACATG CTCAGAATGTGACGGTGGACGACATCCTGTCTTCGTACAAACAGGCCTGTCAGAAGCTCAACTGTAAACCCATTCCCAAAGTGCTCAAACAGATTCAG GAACTTAAAGACCTGACCCAGCGAAATGAATGCTTGGATCTAAAAG GTGAAAAGTTGGACTACAAGGCGTGCGAGTCCCTGGAAGAAGTTTTAAAGAGGGTTCAGTTTAAAGTGATAGACCTGGAGCAGACCAACTTGGATGAAGAT GGTGCCTCGGCTCTGTTTGACATGATCGAGTACTACGAGTCGGCCACGCACCTCAACATCTCCTTCAACAAGCACATAGGCACGCGAGGATGGCAAGCCGCCGCTCACATGATGAGGAAG ACGAGCTCCCTGCAGTACCTGGATGCGAGAAACACCCCACTGCTGGACCACTCGGCTCCCTTTGTAGCTCGAGCGCTCAGGATCAGCGGCAGCCTGGCGGTCCTGCACCTGGAGAACGCCGGCCTGTCCGGCAGACCGCTCATGTTGCTGG caACGGCCTTAAAGATGAACATGAACCTGCGGGAGTTGTACCTGGCCGACAACAAGCTGAACGGCCTGCAGGATTCGGCCCAGCTTGGCAACCTGCTCAAGTTCAACTACAACATCCAAATTTTGGACTTGCGCAACAACCACATCCTGGACTCGG GTTTGGCCTACGTGTGTGAAGGACTAAAAGAGCAGAGGAAAGGCCTCGTCACATTGGTGCTATGGAACAACCAGCTGACACACAACGGCATGGGCTACCTTGCTGCGGCActg CCTTGCACCCAGAGTCTGGAGACACTAAACCTGGGTCATAACTCAGTGGGCAACGAGGGCGTCCACAAGCTGAAAGACGGACTGATCGCCAACCGCTCCGTTCTCCGATTGGGCCTCGCCTCCACCAAACTGTCCTGTGAAG GGGCGGTGGCGGTGGCCGAATTTATAGCCGAGAGCCCGAGGCTGCTGCGTCTGGATCTGCGAGAAAATGAGATCAAGACGGGTGGACTGATGGCGCTGTCGCTCGCCCTGAAAGTCAACACCTCCCTGCTGCGCCTCGACCTCGACCGGGAGCCCAAGAAAGAAACT GTGAAGAGCTTCATTGAGACCCAGCGTGCCCTGCTGGCCGAAATCCAGAACGGCTGCAAGAGGAATTTCATCCTGGCCAAGGAGAAAGAAGAAACGGAGCAGATGATGAGACAGTCGGCCTCCATGGCCGAAATCGCCACCGAAGACGAACCAAGAGAAGAAGAAGGCGAGGAGAGCAATGTCGAGAGACGAGACGATCAAACAGGAAGCGAAGAGAAACCGAGTAGCCAATCAGAGGCGAGTGCACCGGTGAACGTTTCTCCGATGAACCTGGACTCTGACTCCGACACTGAAGATGAAGAGGAAGTGATAACGAAAGCCTCGCCCGAGCCAAACGCGCTCCAAAGTCCGACTCAAGTTGTACCGCCTACATTGAGTCCCTCACGCACGCCCCCTTCGCCCTCGACGAACATCATTCCAGGAATCACCGTCACCAACAGCCCCGTTCCTCCGGGAACGCCGCCCTCGCCGGGCCGCTGCATATCCGTCTCCAGTCCCGGGCGGGGTCACAAGATCTTCATGGTGACTCGGGTGGAGAGCCCGCCTGAACCCCAGGCGGGCGAGGTGGCGTCGAAGGAGGCTTCGGAAACGAGTTCCAAGCAAACGCAGCCGACGCTGGAGGACGTCCACGGCAGGACGCCGAACCGCCCTCAAGAACCCAACCACCAGCACGATGTCATTTTAACGCCAGCGTTGACCAGTCAAGGACAGGCCTCGCCTTCAAGCCCTTCGCCTGCTCAGCCTGAAGACCTCCCACCCGAGAGCTCCTCTGAGGAGCTGAAAGAAGCTCCTCTGGTGGAGGAGAACCaagcggcggcagcggcggaaGCCACAAGCGGCGACGCCAAAGAGGAAATCCAGTCGCCATCCACGCCGGACCAACTAACGCAAGAGTGTCAGATGGACACAAAAGACGTGGACGACAGCAGCAGTCCAAATCCGGACGGGGAACGTCAGCAAACTGAAGCAGACGAACAGGAAGCGGCGCAGCCCGTCCCCGCCGACCAAACATCCGTCACTGCCGTCCAACCCGAAACGGAAGACGAGAGCTCCGCCGACGAGGGCGAGCCGGAAGTCGCCGGTTCGCCTTTGCCCAACGGCCTGAAGCCTGAATTCTCCCTCCACCTCCTCGACACCGACAGCCCCAAACCTGGCAGCTGTGTCATGGAACACG TGAGTGTGAGCTGCACACAAGACCTGGAGGAGCTGCTTCTGGAAGCCAGTTTGGACACTGGCAGAGATGCGCCATGA